One Brassica napus cultivar Da-Ae chromosome A5, Da-Ae, whole genome shotgun sequence DNA window includes the following coding sequences:
- the LOC125608922 gene encoding glycoprotein 3-alpha-L-fucosyltransferase A-like: MGVFSNLRGPKIGSTHEGLPVANASSSSPSSLRRKVSSFLPICVAIVVLVEIASMGRLDNASLLDTLTGFVTKSPSDKQSPTKPSGLKNVSGMERCEEWLEREDTMSYARNFSKDPIFIYGGDKDFESCSVDCAIGMKSNKTPDAAFGLSHQPGTLSILRSMESARYYLQNNLAQARRKGYDIVMTTSLSSDVPVGYFSWAEYDVMAPVQPKTEKALAAAFISNCIAQNFRLQALEALMEANVTIDSYGTCHRNRNERVEKVEALKHYKFSLAFENTNEEDYVTEKFFQSLVAGSVPVVVGAPNIQEFAPSPDSILHIKQMTDIEPVAKRMKYLADNPDAYNKMLRWKHEGPSDSFKALVDMAAVHSSCRLCIFVATRIREQEENSHEFKKRPCKCTRGSETVYHLFVRERGTFDMESIFLRDGDLTLEALESAVLTKFKSLRHEPIWKKERPASLRGDGVLRVYAMYPLGLTQRQALYNFKFGKNSSLSTHIQSNPCPKFEVVFV, encoded by the exons ATGGGCGTTTTCTCCAATCTCCGAGGACCCAAAATTGGATCGACCCACGAAGGATTACCCGTAGCCAATGCCTCCTCTTCGTCCCCTTCCTCTCTCCGCCGTAAAGTTTCCAGCTTTTTGCCAATCTGCGTGGCCATCGTCGTCCTCGTCGAGATCGCGTCTATGGGTCGCCTCGATAACGCCTCTTTGCTCGATACATTAACGGGTTTTGTCACCAAGTCGCCTTCGGACAAGCAATCTCCGACTAAACCGTCCGGTTTGAAGAATGTGTCGGGAATGGAGAGGTGCGAGGAGTGGTTGGAGAGAGAGGATACAATGAGTTACGCTAGGAATTTCAGTAAAGATCCCATCTTTATCTACGGTGGTGACAAG GACTTTGAATCGTGCTCAGTTGATTGCGCAATTGGaatgaaatcaaataaaacCCCAGATGCAGCGTTTGGATTAAGTCATCAACCTGGAACACTCAGTATACTACGTTCCATGGAATCAGCAAGATACTACCTTCAGAACAATCTTGCTCAGGCACGACG GAAGGGTTATGATATTGTGATGACAACTAGTCTGTCATCAGATGTTCCCGTTGGGTACTTCTCATGGGCGGAGTATGATGTTATGGCTCCAGTGCAACCAAAGACCGAGAAAGCTCTTGCTGCTGCTTTCATTTCCAATTGTATTGCTCAGAATTTTAGGCTGCAAGCTCTTGAAGCCTTGATGGAGGCGAATGTTACGATTGATTCTTATGGTACTTGTCACCGGAACCGTAATGAGAGAG TGGAGAAGGTTGAAGCTCTTAAGCATTATAAGTTCAGTCTAGCTTTTGAGAACACCAATGAGGAGGATTATGTCACCGAGAAGTTCTTCCAATCTCTTGTCGCTG GATCTGTCCCTGTGGTTGTTGGTGCTCCAAATATTCAAGAATTTGCACCATCTCCTGATTCAATCCTTCACATTAAACAGATGACTGATATAGAGCCAGTTGCAAAGAGAATGAAGTATCTTGCAGATAATCCTGACGCCTATAATAAGATGCTAAG atggAAACATGAAGGCCCTTCAGATTCTTTCAAGGCACTTGTTGATATGGCTGCTGTACACTCCTCTTGCCGTCTCTGCATTTTCGTGGCTACAAGGATCCGTGAGCAAGAAGAGAACAGTCATGAGTTCAAGAAACGACCCTGCAAATGCACCAGAGGCTCAGAGACAGTTTATCATTTGTTTGTTAGAGAACGAGGCACGTTTGATATGGAATCCATCTTTTTAAG GGATGGTGATCTGACTCTGGAAGCTTTGGAATCTGCGGTTCTCACAAAGTTTAAGTCTCTTAGACATGAACCGATATGGAAGAAGGAAAGGCCCGCGAGCTTAAGGGGAGATGGTGTGCTTAGAGTATACGCAATGTACCCGCTTGGTCTGACTCAAAGACAAGCCCTTTACAACTTCAAATTCGGAAAAAACTCAAGTCTTAGTACTCACATACAGAGTAACCCTTGTCCCAAATTCGAAGTTGTATTTGTCTAA
- the LOC106428338 gene encoding abscisic acid 8'-hydroxylase 4-like, with protein sequence MTGLWFFVIPSLIFCLLLVRMMVSKNNKRKKKRNTICKLPPGSMGWPYLGQTLQLYSQDPNVFFTSKQKRYGEIFKTRILGYPCVMLASPEAARFVLVTHAHMFKPTYPRSKEKLIGPSALFFHQGDYHVHIRKLVQSSLYPETIRKLIPDIEHIALSSLQSWTSMRIVTTYKEMKKFAFDVGILAIFGHLEGSYREILKHNYNIVDKGYNSFPMNLPGTSYHKSLMARKQLKTIVSEIISERREKSVLKTDFLGHLLDFKDDKGRVLTQEEIADNIIGVLFAAQDTTASCLTWILKYLHDDKKLLEAVKDEQRALVEENSREKKHLTWGQTRNMPLTHRVIVESLRMASIISFTFREAVVDVEYKGHLIPKGWKVMPLFRNIHHNPKYFSNPEVFDPSRFEVNPKPNTFMPFGSGVHACPGNELAKLQILIFLHHLVSKFRWEVVGGEKGIEYSPFPIPRNGLPATFLQHSL encoded by the exons ATGACTGGACTTTGGTTCTTTGTTATACCAAGTCTCATCTTCTGCTTGCTTTTGGTAAGAATGATGGTTTCAAAGAACaataagagaaagaaaaagagaaacacTATATGCAAGCTTCCTCCTGGTTCCATGGGATGGCCTTACTTAGGCCAGACTCTACAACTTTATTCACAAGACCCAAATGTTTTCTTCACCTCCAAGCAAAAGAG ATATGGAGAGATATTCAAAACACGAATCCTTGGCTATCCTTGCGTGATGCTGGCTAGCCCAGAGGCGGCAAGGTTTGTCTTGGTGACTCATGCTCATATGTTCAAACCAACGTATCCGAGAAGCAAAGAGAAGCTAATTGGACCATCTGCTCTATTTTTCCACCAAGGAGATTATCATGTCCATATAAGGAAACTTGTTCAATCCTCTTTGTACCCTGAAACCATCCGTAAACTCATTCCTGATATCGAACACATTGCCCTATCTTCTTTACAATCTTGGACCAGTATGCGTATTGTCACTACCTACAAAGAGATGAAGAag TTTGCTTTTGATGTGGGTATTCTAGCCATATTTGGCCATTTGGAGGGTTCTTACAGGGAGATATTGAAACATAACTACAATATTGTGGACAAAGGCTACAACTCTTTCCCCATGAATCTCCCCGGAACATCTTACCACAAATCTCTCATG GCGAGGAAGCAGCTAAAGACAATAGTAAGCGAGATTATAAgcgaaagaagagagaaaagtgtCTTGAAAACAGACTTTCTTGGTCATCTACTCGACTTCAAGGACGATAAAGGTCGGGTGCTAACCCAAGAAGAGATTGCGGACAACATCATCGGAGTCCTTTTCGCCGCACAAGACACGACAGCTAGTTGCCTAACTTGGATTCTTAAGTACTTACACGATGATAAGAAGCTTCTAGAAGCTGTTAAG GATGAGCAAAGGGCTTTAGTCGAAGAAAACAGTAGAGAGAAGAAGCATTTAACATGGGGACAAACGAGGAATATGCCACTAACACATAGg GTAATAGTTGAGAGCTTGAGGATGGCAAGCATCATATCCTTCACATTCAGAGAAGCAGTGGTTGATGTTGAATATAAGG GACATTTGATACCCAAGGGATGGAAAGTGATGCCACTTTTTAGGAATATTCATCACAAtcctaaatatttttcaaatccTGAAGTTTTCGATCCATCTAGATTTGAG GTGAATCCCAAGCCAAATACATTCATGCCCTTTGGAAGTGGAGTCCATGCTTGTCCCGGGAACGAGCTCGCCAAGTTACAGATTCTTATCTTTCTCCACCATTTAGTTTCGAAATTCCG ATGGGAAGTGGTGGGAGGAGAGAAAGGAATAGAGTACAGTCCATTTCCAATCCCTCGAAATGGTCTTCCCGCTACATTTCTACAACATTCTCTTTAG